A single genomic interval of Camelina sativa cultivar DH55 chromosome 11, Cs, whole genome shotgun sequence harbors:
- the LOC104723487 gene encoding oligopeptide transporter 3-like: MDAEKAVDKNNAHLSSDHERCPVEEVALVVPETDDPSIPVMTFRAWFLGLTSCVLLIFLNTFFTYRTQPLTISAILMQIAVLPIGKFMARTLPTTSRNLLGWKFTLNPGPFNIKEHVIITIFANCGVSYGGGDAYSIGAITVMKAYYKQSLTFICGLFIVLTTQIIGYGWAGILRRYLVDPVDMWWPSNLAQVSLFRALHEKEEKSKGFTRMQFFLVALGASFLYYALPGYLFPILTFFSWVCWAWPNSITAQQVGSGYHGLGVGAFTLDWAGISAYHGSPLVAPWSSILNVGVGFIMFIYIIVPVCYWKFNTFDARKFPIFSNQLFTTTGQKYDTTKILTPQFDLDIGAYDRYGKLYLSPLFALSIGSGFARFTATLTHVALFNGRDIWRQTWSAVNTRKLDIHGKLMQSYKKVPEWWFYILLVGSVAMSLLMSFVWKESVQLPWWGMLFAFALAFIVTLPIGVIQATTNQQPGYDIIGQFIIGYILPGKPIANLIFKIYGRISTVHALSFLSDLKLGHYMKIPPRCMYTAQLVGTVVAGVVNLGVAWWMLESIQDICDIEGTHPNSPWTCPKYRVTFDASVIWGLIGPRRLFGPGGMYRNLVWLFLIGAVLPVPVWALSKVFPNKKWIPLINIPVISYGFAGMPPATPTNIASWLVTGTIFNYFVFNYHKRWWQKYNYVLSAALDAGTAFMGVLLFFALQNAGHDLKWWGTEVDHCPLASCPTAPGIKAKGCPVF; encoded by the exons atggacgCCGAGAAGGCTGTTGATAAAAACAATGCCCATCTATCCTCGGACCACGAGCGCTGTCCCGTGGAGGAAGTGGCTCTGGTGGTTCCTGAGACGGACGATCCAAGCATACCGGTGATGACATTCAGAGCTTGGTTCTTGGGTCTGACCTCATGTGTTCTGCTCATCTTTCTCAACACTTTCTTCACCTACCGCACGCAGCCACTCACCATCTCGGCCATCCTCATGCAGATCGCTGTCTTGCCCATCGGCAAGTTCATGGCTAGGACTCTTCCAACCACTTCTCGCAACCTTCTTGGGTGGAAGTTTACCCTCAATCCTGGTCCTTTTAATATCAAGGAGCATGTCATTATCACCATCTTTGCCAATTGTGGCGTTTCTTACGGTGGTGGTGATGCTTACTCCATTGGGGCTATCACTGTTATGAAGGCTTACTATAAGCAGAGCCTTACCTTCATCTGTGGTCTCTTCATCGTCTTGACCACTCAg ATTATCGGTTATGGTTGGGCTGGAATTTTGAGGAGGTACTTGGTTGATCCTGTTGACATGTGGTGGCCTTCTAATCTTGCTCAAGTGTCTCTCTTCAG GGCGTTGCACGAGAAGGAAGAGAAGTCTAAAGGCTTTACGAGGATGCAGTTCTTTTTAGTGGCTCTTGGTGCTAGCTTTCTTTACTATGCGCTTCCAGGCTATCTATTTCCAATCTTGACCTTCTTCTCATGGGTATGTTGGGCTTGGCCAAACAGTATTACGGCTCAGCAAGTTGGCTCAGGGTACCATGGCCTTGGAGTTGGAGCCTTCACTCTTGACTGGGCTGGTATCTCTGCTTACCATGGTAGTCCTTTGGTGGCTCCATGGTCCTCTATACTCAACGTTGGTGTTGGTTTCATCATGTTCATTTACATCATCGTCCCTGTTTGTTACTGGAAGTTCAACACTTTCGATGCCAGAAAGTTCCCAATTTTCTCTAATCAGCTCTTCACTACCACCGGCCAGAAGTATGACACAACCAAGATCTTGACACCGCAGTTTGATTTGGATATTGGTGCATATGACAGATACGGGAAGCTTTACCTCAGCCCTCTTTTCGCACTCTCCATCGGATCCGGGTTTGCGCGATTCACTGCAACTCTAACTCATGTGGCATTGTTCAACGGCAG GGACATATGGAGGCAAACTTGGTCTGCAGTAAACACCAGGAAGCTGGACATCCATGGGAAATTGATGCAAAGCTACAAAAAAGTGCCTGAGTGGTGGTTTTATATACTGCTGGTAGGAAGTGTAGCTATGTCTCTCCTCATGTCTTTTGTGTGGAAGGAGTCAGTGCAGCTTCCATGGTGGGGAATGCTCTTTGCTTTTGCATTGGCCTTTATTGTCACCCTCCCTATTGGTGTCATTCAAGCAACTACAAATCAG CAACCAGGATATGATATAATAGGGCAGTTCATAATCGGTTATATCCTCCCTGGAAAACCCATTGCTAACCTGATTTTCAAGATCTACGGGCGGATCAGCACAGTCCACGCTCTCTCATTCTTGTCAGACCTTAAGCTTGGCCATTACATGAAAATCCCACCGCGCTGCATGTACACGGCTCAGCTGGTTGGCACTGTGGTAGCTGGTGTGGTGAATCTGGGAGTGGCCTGGTGGATGCTGGAGAGCATTCAAGACATATGCGACATCGAAGGAACCCACCCTAATAGCCCCTGGACTTGCCCCAAGTACAGAGTGACGTTTGATGCTTCAGTTATTTGGGGGTTGATAGGACCAAGACGGCTGTTTGGACCAGGAGGCATGTACCGTAACCTTGTCTGGCTCTTCCTCATTGGAGCTGTCCTGCCTGTTCCAGTGTGGGCGCTGAGCAAGGTCTTCCCAAACAAGAAGTGGATCCCTCTCATCAACATTCCGGTTATCTCCTACGGCTTTGCAGGAATGCCTCCAGCCACTCCAACCAACATTGCTAGCTGGCTGGTCACAGGAACCATCTTCAACTACTTTGTGTTCAATTACCACAAGAGATGGTGGCAGAAGTACAATTACGTACTCTCTGCAGCACTCGATGCAGGGACTGCGTTCATGGGGGTACTCTTGTTCTTCGCCCTGCAGAACGCTGGACACGACCTTAAATGGTGGGGCACAGAAGTAGACCACTGCCCTCTCGCCTCCTGTCCCACAGCTCCTGGAATCAAAGCCAAAGGCTGTCCCGTTTTCTAA